Proteins from a single region of Pseudodesulfovibrio portus:
- the lysS gene encoding lysine--tRNA ligase, which yields MLEALQAKDELNPVIKTRVEKACGLLDENIHLYPNDFKRDTEIKEIWDKCGEVDGETLENDETEYAIAGRVVSYRSFGKVTFFHVQDRSAKIQVYAARDELGTEAYQRFKKTDIGDIVGVVGTLFRTKTEELTVRTKGFELVTKSMRPLPEKYHGLKDVETRYRQRYVDLIVTPKTKEIFKARTAIVREMRDFFDEKGFMEVETPMMQPIPGGATAKPFETHHNALDMKLYMRIAPELYLKRLLVGGLERVYEINRNFRNEGTSTQHNPEFTMLEFYWAYANFEDLMDLTEELFARIAEKVTGSTIVEYQGDKIDLTVGKWHRVPFHKSLETIGGVSPEVYADYEKCKALVKEKGEKVVEGEKLGKLQAKLFDILVEPKLIQPHFIYHYPTDISPLSRRNEENPDITDRFELFMTGREMANAFSELNDPVDQRGRFEIQVQEKEAGDEEAHFMDEDYVRALEYGMPPAAGQGIGIDRLVMLMTDSASIREVILFPLLRPEVG from the coding sequence ATGCTCGAGGCACTCCAGGCCAAGGATGAGCTCAACCCCGTCATCAAGACTCGCGTTGAGAAGGCATGCGGCCTTCTGGACGAAAATATTCATCTTTACCCCAACGATTTCAAGCGCGACACCGAGATCAAGGAGATCTGGGACAAGTGTGGCGAAGTCGATGGCGAAACACTCGAAAACGACGAAACGGAATACGCCATTGCCGGGCGCGTGGTCTCGTACCGCTCCTTCGGCAAGGTGACCTTCTTTCACGTTCAGGACCGCAGCGCGAAGATCCAGGTCTACGCCGCCCGCGACGAGCTGGGCACCGAGGCCTACCAGCGGTTCAAGAAAACCGACATCGGCGACATCGTCGGCGTGGTCGGGACCCTGTTCCGGACCAAGACCGAGGAGCTGACCGTCAGGACCAAGGGGTTCGAGCTGGTCACCAAGTCCATGCGGCCGCTGCCGGAAAAGTACCACGGCCTCAAGGACGTGGAGACCCGCTACCGCCAGCGGTACGTGGACCTCATCGTCACGCCCAAGACCAAGGAAATCTTCAAGGCCCGTACCGCCATTGTCCGGGAAATGCGCGACTTCTTCGATGAGAAGGGGTTCATGGAAGTGGAAACTCCCATGATGCAGCCCATCCCCGGCGGGGCCACGGCCAAGCCGTTCGAGACCCATCACAACGCCTTGGACATGAAGCTCTACATGCGCATCGCGCCGGAGCTGTACCTGAAGCGGCTGCTGGTGGGCGGGCTGGAGCGCGTCTACGAGATCAACCGGAACTTCCGCAACGAAGGCACCTCCACCCAGCACAACCCTGAATTCACCATGCTCGAGTTCTACTGGGCGTACGCGAACTTCGAGGACCTGATGGACCTGACCGAGGAACTGTTCGCGCGCATCGCCGAAAAAGTGACCGGGTCCACCATTGTCGAGTACCAGGGCGATAAGATCGACCTGACCGTGGGCAAGTGGCACCGGGTGCCCTTCCACAAGTCCCTGGAGACCATCGGCGGCGTGTCGCCCGAGGTCTACGCGGACTACGAGAAGTGCAAGGCGTTGGTGAAAGAGAAGGGTGAGAAGGTCGTTGAGGGCGAAAAGCTCGGCAAGCTCCAGGCCAAGCTGTTCGACATCCTGGTCGAGCCCAAGCTGATCCAGCCGCACTTCATCTATCACTACCCGACCGACATTTCCCCGCTCTCCCGCCGCAACGAGGAGAACCCGGACATCACCGACCGGTTCGAGCTGTTCATGACGGGCCGGGAAATGGCGAACGCCTTTTCCGAACTCAACGATCCCGTTGACCAGCGCGGCAGGTTCGAGATTCAGGTCCAGGAAAAGGAGGCTGGCGACGAGGAAGCCCACTTCATGGACGAGGACTATGTCCGGGCCCTTGAATACGGCATGCCCCCGGCGGCCGGGCAGGGCATCGGCATCGACCGGCTGGTCATGCTCATGACGGACAGCGCCTCCATCCGGGAAGTCATCCTCTTCCCGCTGCTCCGGCCGGAGGTCGGCTAA
- a CDS encoding lipoprotein-releasing ABC transporter permease subunit: protein MRFETFIAFRYLFALRKQSFISVISLFAVCGVAIGVGALIVVIGVMNGFSTDLRDKILGVNAHILVTSLRGGMEDYRELAEEAKKVPGVIGVTPFVYSEVMLSTRSGVKGVVLRGIDPTTSDSVVSLSKDLISGDIRRLKDTEGELPGIVIGSELAKRLGLTEGSLVNLLSPSGRSSSAGFTPKIRRFMVVGVFRTGMFEYDSSLGYVSIPAARTLLGFKGDVVSGLEISVDDVYNVEAITKDLRERIESFTVYVRHWQEMNANLFAALKLEKSAMFIILAMIVLVGSFSIVTTLVMLVIQKTKDIAVLMSLGAEVRSIRRIFMLQGTLIGLAGTVIGYCIGVPVSLLLKKYQFIKLPSNVYPVDYLPVRLEAFDLISIGMAAFLLCFLATIYPARRAASLSPSEALRYE from the coding sequence ATGAGATTTGAGACCTTCATCGCATTCCGCTACCTGTTCGCACTGCGAAAGCAGTCGTTCATATCCGTCATATCGCTGTTCGCGGTCTGCGGGGTGGCCATCGGCGTTGGCGCGCTGATCGTGGTCATCGGGGTGATGAACGGTTTTTCCACGGACCTCCGCGATAAAATCCTGGGCGTCAACGCCCACATCCTGGTCACGTCCCTGAGGGGCGGCATGGAGGACTACCGGGAGCTGGCGGAAGAGGCGAAAAAAGTACCAGGCGTCATCGGGGTGACGCCTTTCGTCTATTCTGAGGTCATGCTTTCCACCCGTTCCGGGGTCAAGGGCGTGGTTCTTCGGGGCATCGACCCGACCACATCGGACTCCGTGGTCAGCCTGTCCAAGGACCTGATCAGCGGAGACATCCGGCGGCTCAAGGACACGGAAGGGGAGCTTCCCGGCATCGTGATCGGTTCCGAGCTGGCCAAGCGGCTGGGCTTGACCGAAGGATCGCTGGTGAATCTGCTGTCGCCCTCGGGCCGGTCGAGTTCCGCCGGGTTCACGCCCAAGATACGCCGGTTCATGGTGGTGGGCGTTTTCCGCACCGGCATGTTCGAATACGATTCGTCGCTGGGCTACGTGTCCATCCCGGCGGCCAGGACGCTTCTCGGATTCAAGGGGGACGTGGTCTCCGGCCTGGAAATCAGCGTGGACGACGTCTACAACGTGGAGGCCATCACCAAGGACCTGCGCGAGCGGATCGAATCGTTCACGGTCTACGTCCGGCACTGGCAGGAGATGAATGCCAATCTTTTCGCAGCCTTGAAACTTGAAAAGTCGGCCATGTTCATCATTCTGGCCATGATCGTGCTGGTGGGGTCCTTCAGCATTGTCACGACCTTGGTCATGCTGGTAATACAAAAGACCAAGGACATTGCGGTACTTATGTCTCTCGGGGCCGAGGTGCGGTCCATCAGGCGCATATTCATGCTGCAGGGGACGCTCATCGGCCTGGCCGGTACGGTCATCGGGTATTGCATCGGGGTGCCGGTCAGCCTGTTGTTGAAAAAGTATCAGTTCATCAAGCTGCCGAGCAACGTCTACCCCGTGGACTATCTGCCCGTACGGCTGGAGGCTTTTGACCTGATTTCGATCGGTATGGCCGCATTTTTATTGTGTTTCCTGGCGACGATCTACCCGGCTCGCAGGGCGGCATCCCTCAGTCCCAGCGAGGCCTTGCGTTATGAGTAA
- the lpxD gene encoding UDP-3-O-(3-hydroxymyristoyl)glucosamine N-acyltransferase, which produces MSIKLSALAEELGLEYTGADIEISGVNTLDKAGPDEISFLVNPKYQQQLETTKAGCVLTSGPYAERVRSALVSTNVYMDLAKIINLFAKPQGCLTGVSELAFIHPDASVDGTATVYPFAFIGEGAEIGSNTVLFPGVYVGEGTRVGANCILYPNVVVMGGLSLGDNVILQPGAVLGGDGFGFAQTPAGHMKIPQIGTVAVEDDVEIGANSAIDRAALDTTRIKRGTKIDNLVQIGHNVEIGEHCLIVGLVGIGGSTVVGNGVILAGQAGVADNTRIGDGVIVGGQCGVSGKLEPGVKVSGTPAMPYATFLKAAGVCVPKLPDMFKRLKKLEMELESMKKAVGEDNE; this is translated from the coding sequence ATGAGCATAAAATTGTCCGCCCTGGCCGAGGAGCTCGGGCTAGAGTACACTGGTGCGGATATTGAAATTTCCGGGGTCAACACCCTGGACAAGGCGGGACCTGACGAGATTTCCTTTCTCGTGAACCCGAAATATCAGCAACAGCTGGAAACCACCAAGGCCGGATGTGTCCTCACATCCGGCCCTTATGCCGAAAGGGTTCGATCTGCCCTGGTCAGCACCAACGTCTATATGGACCTGGCAAAGATCATCAACCTCTTTGCCAAGCCTCAGGGTTGCCTGACCGGTGTCAGTGAGCTCGCGTTCATCCATCCCGATGCTTCGGTTGACGGGACGGCCACGGTTTATCCCTTTGCCTTCATCGGCGAGGGAGCTGAGATCGGCTCCAATACGGTGCTTTTCCCCGGCGTGTACGTGGGGGAGGGAACCCGTGTCGGCGCCAACTGCATCCTGTATCCCAACGTGGTCGTCATGGGCGGCCTCTCATTGGGCGACAACGTCATCCTTCAGCCCGGCGCAGTGCTGGGCGGTGACGGGTTCGGGTTTGCGCAGACTCCGGCCGGCCACATGAAGATCCCCCAGATCGGGACGGTGGCGGTGGAGGACGACGTGGAAATCGGTGCCAACTCGGCCATTGACCGCGCCGCTCTTGACACCACCCGCATCAAGCGCGGCACCAAGATCGACAACCTGGTCCAGATCGGCCACAACGTCGAGATCGGCGAGCATTGCCTGATCGTCGGCCTGGTGGGTATCGGCGGCAGCACCGTCGTGGGCAACGGCGTCATCCTGGCCGGACAGGCAGGGGTGGCGGACAATACCCGCATCGGCGACGGCGTGATAGTCGGCGGGCAGTGTGGTGTGTCCGGCAAGCTGGAGCCCGGCGTCAAGGTGTCCGGAACTCCGGCCATGCCGTACGCGACTTTCCTCAAGGCGGCCGGTGTGTGCGTGCCCAAGTTGCCGGATATGTTTAAGCGTCTGAAAAAGCTTGAAATGGAACTGGAATCCATGAAGAAGGCAGTTGGAGAAGACAATGAGTAA
- a CDS encoding VPLPA-CTERM sorting domain-containing protein: MKNVVLRVLVSFVAAVAMASNAFAYTITFDDLETPGSFTDFIHSYNSGSYLLDSADSVFIIAQQSSNFYQGSAALWTYVSGSSARLQKSDSTTFSLESIDLIRHYDVTGQISTLAEVTFNAYDSGNNLLGSQTVGSIGTAWQTVTFGDVFDNVALVTWSQDWPYHDFDNIVLGSPTPIPGAIWLLGTGLAGLVGLKRRKRAS, encoded by the coding sequence ATGAAAAATGTTGTTTTGAGAGTTCTTGTTAGTTTCGTTGCCGCTGTCGCGATGGCCTCGAATGCCTTCGCCTACACGATTACTTTTGACGACCTTGAAACTCCCGGGTCATTTACGGATTTCATCCACTCCTATAATTCGGGGTCATACCTGCTGGATTCGGCCGATTCCGTATTTATCATTGCCCAACAATCCAGCAATTTCTATCAAGGTTCTGCCGCGTTGTGGACTTATGTCTCGGGGAGTTCTGCAAGGCTGCAAAAGAGTGACTCAACTACGTTTTCCTTGGAATCAATTGATCTGATCCGTCACTACGACGTGACAGGACAGATATCCACCCTGGCGGAAGTCACCTTCAATGCTTATGATTCCGGCAACAACCTTCTGGGAAGTCAGACGGTTGGTTCCATTGGAACCGCTTGGCAGACCGTAACTTTCGGGGATGTATTTGATAATGTCGCCCTGGTCACATGGAGCCAGGATTGGCCTTACCATGATTTTGACAACATCGTTCTTGGTTCTCCGACTCCCATCCCCGGCGCAATCTGGTTGCTGGGAACAGGCCTGGCCGGACTCGTGGGACTGAAGAGAAGAAAGCGGGCGTCGTAA
- a CDS encoding OmpH family outer membrane protein produces the protein MKKICLLAVCFVFLFQAVAFAETKIAVFDLQKMITQSQYGQELKAKMDAKFQARDKQLLKEREAIANLKKQIESKAFDEKTMQDKVMELRRRGRDWNEDVNVYQKALKAEQAKLVTPISPVAEKVIKEFCVSNGYTVLFDKKTPGLSFIADGLDVTDQLVKALNKAKQAGK, from the coding sequence ATGAAAAAGATTTGTTTACTGGCTGTGTGTTTCGTCTTTCTTTTCCAGGCCGTGGCTTTTGCCGAGACCAAGATCGCGGTTTTCGACCTGCAGAAGATGATTACGCAGTCCCAGTACGGCCAGGAACTGAAGGCGAAAATGGACGCCAAGTTTCAGGCTCGCGATAAGCAACTCTTGAAGGAACGCGAAGCCATCGCCAACCTGAAGAAACAGATTGAAAGCAAGGCCTTTGACGAAAAGACCATGCAGGACAAGGTCATGGAACTTCGCCGTCGTGGGCGTGATTGGAATGAAGATGTCAACGTGTACCAGAAGGCCCTCAAGGCCGAACAGGCCAAGTTGGTAACTCCGATTTCCCCTGTCGCCGAAAAGGTGATCAAGGAGTTTTGTGTTTCCAACGGCTACACCGTGCTGTTTGACAAAAAAACTCCCGGGCTGTCCTTCATCGCCGATGGACTTGATGTCACAGATCAACTGGTCAAGGCCCTGAACAAGGCGAAACAGGCCGGAAAATAG
- a CDS encoding LpxI family protein, which translates to MPDAPLTIGLIAGGKQFPVLVAQGVKSKGHRLVVAGFTGHTNMDVVPLADEWMELKFGKLNKLIGYLKSNGVDRLIMAGTIEKPKVMDVRHLDMRAIKLILGKKNRGDSALLGILAEEFEKEGMPVVPAHEFLPELLTPDGVLTRREPDEREWKDLNFAWTMAKELGRLDIGQCVVVNEGVVAAVEAIEGTDEAIRRGCSYGGKGCVVVKVFKPGQQKEVDLPSLGLDTLRTMADGQATCLGVEAGKSLFFDREAALGFADANNISIVGLTGESFSLKGD; encoded by the coding sequence ATGCCTGACGCACCGCTGACCATCGGACTCATCGCGGGCGGGAAGCAGTTCCCGGTCCTCGTCGCCCAGGGCGTCAAGTCAAAGGGGCACCGCCTTGTGGTGGCCGGTTTCACCGGCCATACCAATATGGACGTGGTCCCGCTGGCAGACGAGTGGATGGAGCTCAAGTTCGGCAAGCTGAACAAGCTCATCGGCTACCTGAAGTCAAACGGTGTGGACCGCCTGATCATGGCCGGGACCATCGAGAAGCCCAAGGTCATGGATGTCCGCCACCTGGACATGCGCGCCATCAAGCTCATACTCGGCAAGAAGAACAGGGGCGACTCCGCACTGCTCGGCATTCTGGCCGAAGAGTTCGAGAAGGAGGGCATGCCCGTGGTTCCCGCGCACGAATTCCTGCCGGAGTTGTTGACCCCGGATGGCGTCCTGACCCGTCGGGAGCCGGATGAGCGGGAGTGGAAAGACCTCAATTTCGCCTGGACCATGGCCAAGGAACTCGGACGCCTGGACATCGGCCAGTGCGTGGTCGTCAACGAGGGCGTCGTGGCTGCGGTGGAGGCCATCGAAGGGACTGACGAGGCCATCAGGCGGGGCTGTTCGTACGGCGGCAAAGGGTGCGTGGTGGTCAAGGTCTTCAAGCCCGGACAGCAGAAGGAGGTCGATCTCCCCAGCCTCGGCCTGGACACGCTCAGGACCATGGCCGACGGCCAGGCCACCTGCCTTGGCGTTGAAGCGGGCAAGTCCCTGTTCTTCGACCGTGAGGCGGCCCTCGGTTTCGCCGATGCCAATAATATTTCCATTGTCGGTCTTACCGGGGAATCGTTCAGCCTGAAAGGCGACTGA
- the lpxA gene encoding acyl-ACP--UDP-N-acetylglucosamine O-acyltransferase yields MASDIHPSAVIDSTAELGADVRIGPYVVIGADTKIGDRTQLESHCVIRSNTQMGADNHVHPHAVVGGEPQHLAYKGEKTFTRIGDGNIIRECVTIHRGTIQGEGETVIGSHCMFMAYSHIAHDCIVGDNVIMANAVQLAGHVQVGRNVIISGLSAVQQFIRIGEYAFLGGASGYKLDVPPFMLAHGVRGALYGPNLIGLRRNGFESADCKALKKAYKIIFRSGLTKEKSLAQVEEEIQGSAAVDRLVAFIRESKNGVTPDHKHGGD; encoded by the coding sequence ATGGCCAGCGACATTCATCCGAGTGCGGTCATCGACTCCACGGCCGAGCTTGGCGCGGACGTGCGGATCGGTCCCTATGTCGTCATCGGCGCGGACACCAAAATCGGTGACCGGACCCAGCTGGAATCCCATTGCGTCATCCGTTCCAACACGCAAATGGGCGCCGACAACCACGTGCATCCGCATGCCGTGGTGGGCGGCGAACCGCAGCATCTCGCCTACAAGGGCGAGAAGACCTTCACCCGCATCGGCGACGGGAACATTATCCGCGAGTGCGTGACCATCCATCGCGGCACCATCCAGGGCGAGGGCGAGACCGTGATCGGCTCCCACTGCATGTTCATGGCCTATTCCCACATCGCCCATGACTGCATCGTCGGCGACAACGTGATCATGGCGAACGCAGTCCAGTTGGCCGGGCACGTGCAGGTGGGCCGCAACGTGATCATTTCCGGCCTTTCCGCCGTGCAGCAGTTCATCCGTATCGGCGAGTACGCCTTTCTCGGCGGTGCCAGCGGGTACAAGCTGGACGTGCCTCCGTTCATGCTGGCCCACGGGGTGCGCGGCGCATTGTATGGCCCCAACCTCATAGGCCTGCGCCGCAACGGTTTCGAGTCCGCCGACTGCAAGGCCCTGAAAAAGGCCTACAAGATTATTTTCCGATCCGGCCTGACCAAGGAAAAGAGCCTCGCCCAGGTGGAAGAGGAAATCCAGGGAAGCGCCGCCGTGGACCGGCTGGTCGCGTTCATCCGCGAGAGCAAGAACGGCGTGACCCCCGACCACAAACACGGTGGCGACTAG
- a CDS encoding ABC transporter ATP-binding protein: MSNEAIYKLVAVSKQFEGPTEPVQVLRRVDLEIARGEALAILGASGSGKTTLLHMLGTLDRATEGKMFLNGVELGTLGDRQRALIRNRDIGFVFQFHHLLPEFSTLENVAMPAFIAGMGRAKGMQLAQEALDVVGLSHRRDHKVTTLSGGERQRAAIARAVLLKPKVLLADEPTGNLDEENGTRIGELLMTLNEELGMTFVVVTHNPELAGMTHRRVELRSGELYAQ, from the coding sequence ATGAGTAACGAGGCTATATACAAATTGGTTGCCGTCAGTAAGCAGTTCGAGGGCCCGACGGAGCCGGTGCAAGTGCTCCGCAGAGTCGATCTGGAAATCGCGCGGGGAGAGGCACTGGCCATCCTGGGCGCCTCCGGATCGGGCAAGACCACCTTGCTGCACATGCTCGGGACATTGGACCGGGCAACGGAAGGAAAGATGTTCCTGAACGGTGTCGAACTGGGCACCTTGGGAGACAGGCAACGGGCGTTAATCAGGAACCGGGACATCGGCTTTGTTTTTCAGTTCCATCACCTGCTGCCGGAATTTTCGACTTTGGAAAACGTGGCCATGCCGGCGTTCATCGCCGGGATGGGACGGGCCAAAGGTATGCAACTTGCACAGGAAGCTCTTGATGTTGTTGGGCTTTCGCATCGGCGTGACCACAAGGTGACCACGCTTTCCGGCGGAGAGAGACAGCGTGCCGCCATCGCCCGCGCCGTCCTGCTCAAGCCCAAGGTTTTGCTGGCCGACGAGCCCACGGGCAACCTGGATGAAGAAAACGGAACCCGAATCGGTGAGTTGTTGATGACATTGAACGAAGAATTAGGCATGACATTTGTTGTGGTTACACATAATCCGGAACTTGCTGGCATGACGCATCGACGTGTTGAATTGCGTTCAGGAGAACTCTATGCTCAATAA
- the fabZ gene encoding 3-hydroxyacyl-ACP dehydratase FabZ, whose translation MSNEFNLDIKKIMEMLPHRYPFLLVDRVLELEPGVRLKAMKNVTMNENFFQGHFPGLPVMPGVLQLEALAQTGGIFVMNSVEEELGDKVFLFTGINKVKFRKPVVPGDQLILNVYYEKNKMNIWKMRGVAEVDGVVVCQGEFSAAVANKGDM comes from the coding sequence ATGAGTAACGAGTTCAATCTCGATATCAAAAAGATAATGGAGATGCTGCCGCATCGCTACCCGTTCCTCCTGGTGGACCGGGTGCTGGAACTCGAGCCCGGCGTGCGGCTCAAGGCCATGAAGAACGTGACCATGAATGAGAACTTCTTCCAGGGGCATTTCCCCGGACTTCCGGTCATGCCCGGCGTGTTGCAGCTCGAAGCCCTGGCCCAGACCGGCGGCATATTCGTCATGAATTCCGTCGAAGAGGAACTCGGCGACAAGGTGTTCCTCTTCACCGGCATCAACAAGGTCAAGTTCCGCAAGCCGGTCGTGCCCGGCGATCAACTGATCCTGAACGTGTATTATGAGAAGAACAAGATGAATATATGGAAGATGCGCGGCGTGGCCGAGGTGGACGGTGTTGTCGTCTGCCAGGGCGAGTTTTCCGCAGCCGTCGCCAACAAAGGGGATATGTAA
- the bamA gene encoding outer membrane protein assembly factor BamA — translation MLNNPARSLATCVIALLLLTVPTLVRAADNLNQDVSIAVLPFEVNAGDDLTYLKDSLPELLSDRLREAGFTVIDAAVVSDALGGATPANLNPESARGVAKRAGAEFAVYGSLNQIGDSLTLDASLVDALASGAGKRISVSKEGLINLLPAVDSLVDRMRMDLLRQDVVAEIDVAGTQVLDKEVVLMRMTLQKGDILTARTLNTALKNVYDLGYFDDVQVEVADVEDGKKVIFNVKEKPRIQAVSVRGSDEIDAEDIIEAVSTKKGGVVNPKVLSDDIRVIREMYRKEGHYKAKVTHEVADDGNGVARLTFVIDEGPELYIENVIIDGAEQMDPDDVKDVLALKERGFLSWIDNTGVLKEELLERDAAAIMAFYQSKGFLTAKVGRPEIDIKDDGIDVIYKVWEGDRYKMGETLFKGDLIDEPAKLLEVTSIDALNEDDEYFDRTMLRGDIESLTNHYNNYGYAYADVGVKLQDNPETKIVDVVYNIEKHQRVHIRRVLIEGNTRTRDNVIMREMRLADGDRFHGDKLQRSHRRLSNLDYFEKVDISPVPTGNPEEMDLVVKVKDKSTGSISGGVGFSTYDGVFFGGTIKETNLFGRGYTVGFEGQIGGSSTLFTTYFTNPRINDTDLGFGVTLHKTDKEYSQYDISSTGGNLNFFYPIGEYTTIKWGYGLEFYSIYDVDSDASEEVKDDEGDHTASTLNGTISRDTRDKFMGTTDGTLTTLKMTYGGGAIGGTDHFVKYIGSFDWYTPVFEKVIFHSKFWAGYVHENLNNDEIPTAQRFELGGVGSVRGYDNYAIVPTESGSSSSTIGGNKAFYTNLELKRPISEELGITALVFFDAGNSWQEDEMLFDSVTRYGEEPSLGLYKSVGAGLNWYSPMGPVGFVYGYALDELDNSSRHKVELIMGKPF, via the coding sequence ATGCTCAATAATCCCGCTCGCTCCCTTGCGACCTGCGTGATTGCACTCTTGTTGTTGACGGTTCCCACCCTGGTTCGGGCCGCCGACAATCTCAACCAGGACGTCTCCATCGCGGTCCTCCCTTTCGAGGTCAATGCCGGCGATGATTTGACATATTTGAAGGACAGCCTTCCGGAACTGCTGTCCGACAGACTGCGCGAGGCCGGTTTCACGGTCATAGATGCCGCCGTTGTCAGCGACGCCCTGGGCGGCGCAACTCCAGCCAACCTGAATCCGGAGTCCGCCCGCGGGGTGGCCAAACGCGCCGGTGCCGAGTTTGCCGTGTACGGCTCCCTGAACCAGATCGGCGACAGCCTGACTCTCGATGCCAGCCTGGTCGATGCACTGGCCTCGGGTGCGGGCAAACGCATTTCCGTTTCCAAGGAAGGCCTCATCAACCTGCTGCCCGCCGTGGATTCCCTGGTGGACCGCATGCGCATGGACCTGCTCAGGCAGGACGTTGTCGCGGAAATCGATGTGGCCGGCACCCAGGTCCTGGACAAGGAAGTCGTCCTCATGCGCATGACCCTGCAGAAGGGCGACATCCTGACCGCCAGGACCCTCAATACGGCACTTAAGAATGTATATGATCTCGGATATTTCGACGATGTTCAGGTAGAGGTGGCAGACGTCGAGGACGGCAAGAAGGTCATCTTCAACGTCAAGGAAAAGCCCCGCATCCAGGCGGTGAGCGTCCGTGGTTCCGACGAGATCGATGCCGAGGATATCATTGAAGCCGTCTCCACCAAGAAGGGCGGCGTGGTCAACCCGAAGGTGCTGTCCGACGATATCCGCGTCATTCGCGAGATGTACCGCAAGGAAGGCCACTACAAGGCCAAGGTCACTCACGAGGTGGCGGATGACGGCAACGGCGTCGCCCGCTTGACGTTCGTCATTGATGAGGGGCCGGAGCTGTATATCGAAAACGTCATCATCGACGGTGCCGAGCAGATGGATCCGGACGACGTCAAGGATGTCCTGGCCCTCAAGGAGCGAGGCTTCCTGTCCTGGATCGACAATACCGGCGTCCTCAAGGAGGAGCTGCTCGAACGAGACGCGGCCGCGATCATGGCTTTTTACCAGAGCAAGGGGTTCCTGACCGCCAAGGTCGGTCGTCCCGAGATCGATATCAAGGACGACGGCATCGACGTCATCTACAAGGTTTGGGAAGGCGATCGGTACAAGATGGGAGAGACCCTTTTCAAGGGCGATCTCATTGATGAGCCCGCCAAACTCCTGGAAGTGACCTCCATCGATGCGCTCAACGAGGACGACGAGTACTTCGATCGGACCATGCTCAGGGGCGACATCGAGTCCCTGACCAACCATTACAATAACTATGGGTATGCCTACGCCGACGTGGGCGTGAAGCTGCAGGACAACCCCGAGACCAAAATCGTGGATGTCGTCTACAACATCGAAAAGCATCAGCGGGTCCACATCCGTCGTGTCCTGATCGAGGGCAACACCCGTACGCGCGACAACGTCATCATGCGCGAAATGCGGTTGGCCGACGGTGACCGGTTCCACGGCGACAAACTGCAGCGCTCCCATCGGCGTCTTTCCAACCTCGACTACTTCGAAAAGGTCGACATTTCGCCCGTTCCCACCGGCAATCCCGAGGAAATGGATCTGGTCGTCAAGGTCAAGGACAAGTCCACCGGTTCCATCAGCGGCGGTGTCGGCTTCTCCACCTACGACGGCGTGTTCTTCGGCGGCACCATCAAGGAGACCAACCTGTTCGGTCGCGGCTACACCGTAGGCTTCGAAGGTCAGATCGGCGGATCAAGCACCTTGTTCACGACCTACTTCACCAATCCGCGCATCAACGACACGGATCTCGGCTTCGGCGTGACCTTGCATAAGACTGACAAGGAATACAGCCAGTACGACATTTCCTCGACCGGCGGCAATCTGAACTTCTTCTATCCCATCGGCGAATATACCACGATCAAATGGGGATATGGACTGGAGTTCTATTCCATTTACGACGTTGACAGCGACGCATCCGAAGAGGTCAAGGATGATGAAGGCGATCACACCGCCTCCACCTTGAACGGGACCATCTCCCGTGATACGCGTGACAAGTTCATGGGCACCACGGACGGCACGTTGACTACTTTGAAGATGACGTACGGCGGCGGCGCTATCGGTGGAACTGACCATTTCGTCAAGTATATCGGTTCGTTCGACTGGTATACTCCGGTGTTTGAAAAGGTCATTTTCCACTCCAAGTTCTGGGCGGGCTACGTCCATGAGAACTTGAACAACGATGAAATCCCGACCGCACAGCGGTTCGAGCTCGGTGGCGTCGGCTCCGTGCGCGGTTACGACAACTACGCCATCGTCCCCACCGAGAGTGGTTCATCCTCGTCCACCATCGGCGGCAACAAGGCGTTTTATACCAACCTTGAGTTGAAGCGGCCCATCAGCGAGGAACTCGGCATCACCGCACTGGTCTTCTTCGATGCAGGTAACTCTTGGCAGGAAGACGAGATGTTGTTCGATTCCGTTACTCGGTATGGAGAGGAGCCGTCTCTCGGTCTGTACAAGAGTGTGGGCGCCGGATTGAACTGGTACTCCCCCATGGGACCGGTCGGCTTCGTGTACGGCTATGCGCTGGATGAACTGGACAATTCGAGCCGGCACAAGGTCGAACTGATTATGGGTAAGCCCTTCTAA